TTATTCAACCAATTCGATTAGCTCGATTGTCGAAccattaataattaaacaaataattaagaatccataaaattagaaaataattattaaatcgaTTTAACCAATTCAAGTGTCAacttttatcttaaattttttatttttatcaattttaaacaaGTTCTAAATCAATTGATTCAAACCATATTTAAAATGAGTGTTAAGATAATGTGTCtactatataaataaatatttggtaAATAGTAGGAAAACTAAgaatttcattcttttaaaattattatttagtacTAATTGTTCaaccattataattaataaaatgaaaaaaagacccataaatttagaattaattgtTGTTTATAGGAAATAGTAGGCTCTTTTTTAGGTCAAAGTGTGACATTATAAAGGAAAAAGATAAAGCAAAACAATCATGATAGCTTGTTTCTAATTGTTCAAaccttttatctttttcaacaattaattcaatttatggtttaaatttattgttagtCCTTGTACTTGATCAAAATGAGATTTAATCTTTGAGTTTAAAAGCTAAAACTTAAgtgatatttttttgatttgaaaatttcacTATAGCCATTGAAATCGTAAgtattttccattaaattttgtcaatttgacatattgattaaatgttattatcGATGTGACATAtgattgataaaaaatatatatgttaaaattgataaatttctatgaaaactatcaaaaaatataataataggaTTAAAGGTATTTTTGGACTACAAAATCACGGCTTCAAATCCAACATCATATGTGGGAGAGTGTTGTAGTGCACGCCATGCATTATTGTTTGTTTATTCTATCAACAATGTCAGTTTTTAGCGGTacaaatggattaaatttttactaaaaaagactaattttctatttgatttagcatacaatgactaatttactctttttttagtagggggataaaatgcaatttgacttttttttgggttaaatttagTTCATTACAATTGTATTCTTTTTGTTACATGGCTACTAAAtgactacttttttttttcaaaatgtcacactaataaatttaacagaaaaatttAGTCGATGAATTTAACCGATAAGTTTTTACGAAAACTATCAACAAAGATAATAATAGGATTAAAAACTacaaataatctaaactaacaTAAACTAAATCGAACTAAAACCCATACATGATAATAGTACGACACACATCATATAATTGTGTATAGTGAATATTAAGCATGGATACTTAAAACCCAaagcttgaaaatatttttattttgaataaagcaataaatttatttatgacacgaatttaaaaatcaaatgaaggAAAAgtctattattaatataaaagttccaagtaaaaatatttgcttttgattacaataacaaataaaataggcCCAATTTTGAGTGTCAAAATGGCCCATTCATAAACAGAAGAAGCAGAATCCAAAATTGtcaataaaatgaataaatcagCCAAGGCCTAATAGTTTAGTCCTAAATTTGATTTGCAACTaagcaaaatatttaaaattggattgattcaaaggataatgcgtttcaatGCACTCAAACTCATTTCCTCCTGCACTGACAATAATACCGATGTCAatcaagttaagactcaatcgccCTTCAAGATTAATATTTGATGCTCTAATAGTGTAGAATTTTATATACCATCAATGAATCAAATAATGCCATACATTCAGAATTAAGTTAAAGCACACTGAAATAGGGTTGTAAATGAACTGAGCCCGAACAAACTTTTGttcatgttcatttatttatttttgagctTGTTTATGATCGGTTCATGTTcgttaataatttcaaatttatgtttatattcatttatttaaaattatataattgaacATGCTCACAAACAATattcatgaaaaataataagCAAACAACAAATTAGCTTTAAATAATACATGAACAGAACACCAAATGTTGCATTAGTATGCTTCATCAACACTGAATGTGGGCATAACTCActcgaaaatgaaaaatttctataaaacgcttttaataatataatgataaaattatattttaattttttttattcacttCTGGTCCCTTTGAACAACTTTTTGGCCTTGCCCCTTATGGAAGTGGATATCGCAATGGATAGCTTGGGATAATAACAAAGGAGTAAGAGAATCCAAGTGAAGACTAAAGATGTATCCTCTACTATTGGTATCTTATCGTCTCTTTTATCTACAAtttgtatacatgtatatatacaatACCAACCAATTATACAAGTGACATAAAATACTACAAAAATACTACAACGTGATTGTTCAAATGGTTCACTTGTGAGTTGATTCTAGTTGTGTTTTTTAACACTGATGTGAACTGTGTGGACCCAAGTAAGCTTAGCTACAATCTAACATCACATGCAATGACCAGGGACCATGAAGACCCCTAGGTTATATATTGATGGTATAGCTGATTGGAAAAGATAATTTGAAGTTGAATATGTTAGATAGTTAGATATTTGCACTTCTAATTTGATAGTTGGATTGCTTAGCTATTTTTTTTATACCATACTTGGAACTATTCATAATCTTTTCTCAATCTTTAAACCGATGTTAACTTAACTAAGGCTCAATCAGCCGAATGATTAGGTATTTGGATATTAAAGAATCAAAGACACTGGAGGCTTGTAAGTCGCTACAACGATAGTGTAATATTGGGTAATTTACATTTTGGGTCgctaaatttaacatcaatttttgTGTAGGTAGCAAtgctttaatttcattaaattatattattgaatttttgttaataaaaaattaaatcacttGTGCTAACTTTACCAAATAATTttagggataaatatcaaaactatacatgaattttgattcaatgtGCAATGTCACAcgtgaattttgatttggtgccattttatacatgaaattttgatttgatttaattttacaaatcaCTAACAACATTGTCGAGTTAACATCATTTTAAGTTgatatattgtataaataaacaattatattaatcaaatatgaaaataaatatatatatattcgtttctttaaatgtgtacaattgaatcaaaatcaaagtttcatatatacatatgaatcacaattcaagtttcatgtgtctaattgcaccaaatcaaagttaatgtatcaaattgcacattggACCAAATgtcatgtataaatttgatatttatcccaaTAATTTTAGTGTAAAAGTTACCTTAACATCATGGGAAGACATAAAAATTTTTggggtgaaattaaattatatattttatagtatttaaaatgcaatttcaccatagTATAGGTATATATCTTTATAGTTTTTAGAAagattaagtaaaaatttatcatttaaaggagaaactataattttaccttgtgttaacttaaaatttcataaagttTAAAGGAGCTGAAGCTAAAATTTCCTATCCTTCACCTGCTTAACATGCATACATGACTTAATTTTTAAACGGAACGCCCTAAGGCCTTCCTTTCATGACaatatctttttcttctttttttcacataaaaaggttatggtcaaatttcatctttaatctctttactttttttgagattatataagaatgattaaatttcaaatttgatctctatatttcactcaaatttgaaattaaatttctatattttactTTTGACATAATTTGTCACCTCGATTCTTATAATGCCATTagttaatctaaatattttattcgattaaaatgttgatgtgAATTTTAAGGATTGTTAACAACGTTAAAATTCTTTATTACATTCAGTCTATTACGGTGTCATTTTTTTTGAGGATACTGAAGTAagtatcttttaatttcaaaatgtcacgctagcaaatttaacaaaaactaTAACAGTGTTAACAAatggacctaaattttaaatttgaaaagtaaaagactaaatttctgaaaataaaaatataaaaattaaatcccaAATATCTGAAAAATTCACAAACTTTAAGGAcattataaccttaaaatttttactctataatttaattaaaaataaataacccTTCTCAACacataaatagaaagataatgtAAATCGGTGTATTTGAACTTATGTTCgctacattgacaacaatacccatatcaatcgaactaagactcaatcgacatcATATTACCTAGATTTTAGATGTtgaatattaagataaaataaaaattcccatttatttattttccattttgtttcTTCTCCGGCTACTATTTTATTGGATTTACCATTACCATGTTCACATTCaagtttggtatatatatttttgttaaattcgactattagtccttgtactttacTGAAAAGTTGTAATTTGATCTTTGTACTTTTcgaattaatcaattttaatttctgtactttttgaaatttgaaattttaatccttACTCAAACAATAAcgattaaatttgtttggttaaatcCAATTATTAGTAATGTACTATGcataaaattgtatatatggTCAATATTCTCCATTTGGGTAATTCTAAATCCTATattctcttttcaaaatttgaaattttaatatttacatagaTGACTGTCGTTAATCTATTAACtagatttttagtgagtaatatgtgaaaataacaaggTGACATGGTATTACACATATAATAGTATGTCAGGCGTATCAGAtactggaaaaaaaaatttaacttaataaactTAATAGTTTTCATAAGGattggaattttaaattttaaaaagtatagggactaatagcaaaattcaacctattttcttttccctttatAAACTCATACATCACTACACTTTCTTCCACCCCACATTCAAAATCCACTATATGGATTCACAACCATCAACAATGGCGATTCTCTTGCTGATGATGTTCACTTTATCATCAGCTTTCGACATGTCAGTCGTATCCTACGACAAATCCCATCCCGACCGGTCGATGTCTAGTTGGAGAACCTTCGACGAGATTATGGCAATGTATGAGGACTGGCTTGTAAAACATGGCAAAGTTTACAATGGTTTaggagagaaagagaaaaggtTCGAGATTTTTAAAGATAATCTCAGGTTCATCGATGAACATAACTCGGAGGAGACCCATAGTTTCAAGCTTGGGTTGAACCAGTTCGCCGACTTGACCAACGAGGAGTACCGTTTTACTTTCTTGGGTGTTAAGAAACCTAATAAGAAGGTTTCCAAGAGGAGTGATCGTTACGTGCAGCTCCTCGGCGAGGCGGCCTTGCCGGATTCTGTTGATTGGAGGACAAAAGGTGCTGTGGCTCCGGTTAAAGATCAAGGTTCTTGTGGTAAGTTGCATTGATCATCATTGTTTTTTCATCTTTGttgggttttaaatttgttgaagtttttattttgtacatcaaaactatatatatatatatatatataaagggtattgtagatatttttattttgatcacccGTCTTTAATTTGGGGTTAGAGAATATTATTCTACATTCATTTTAGTTACTCAATTTTAGTGAGTTCTCATTTTAATCGCtcattttttagaattaattttatataaaaatttgatttttatggaaaattGAGTTATTTAGTTGTGGAGATAAAATCCAAGTTTTTCCTTGTAACTCAATtccttataaaaaaattaaggttttctgtaaaaaattaaaattaattctaaaaatagaaaaaataaaggaaattgaaaagataaaataggGTTTTCTgtaaaaaactcaaataatttctaaaacctcattttttataaaactaaaattaattctaaaagaattaaaaaagataaaatgagtgaccataataaaaatatattaaaattgaataaccaAAATAAGTATACAATAACATTGCTTCACCCCAAATTAGCGACAAAtaacgaaaatgaaaatagtttgTAACGACAAtggtttttttacaaaattttttttattttcaatacttaaaatgaaaatttatgaatttaaggTCACCAACTGCATAATTTATCTTAAATGTTTGATAAGATGATTCAACGTTGACTACAGGGAGTTGCTGGGCTTTTTCAACTATTGCTGCAGTGGAAGGGATAAACAAAATCATTACAGGCGACCTCATAGTTCTCTCAGAGCAAGAATTAGTGGATTGTGATACATCCTACAATGAAGGATGCAATGGTGGCCTTATGGATTATGCCTTtgaattcatcataaaaaatgGTGGCATTGACACTGAAGAAGATTACCCTTATACCAATCATAATGGCAGATGTGACACCTATAGGGTAAGTGTTCGAATACATTAGTAATTACCAACAAAACTGTTATttgattattcaattttattttatttttattagtagtAGATTAATATGATAGTTTTAAACACTCAACagttatatattatgtaatttaatttttttatagttttatttttctttgtgacattgagaggttaattttaaaaaaatgaaaattattatattaggtTTTGGGTGTTTCagtttttgtatattttcaatcaaatttagttgataaatttgatttttagctTTTAGGCGAAAAGATCACAAAGAAAAGCAGAAatgtaaaaagataaaattacaaaatatgcAAATGTTGAAGGttagattttttagaattaagactaaattgacacaatgtgtaaatgttaagggttaaagttgctattataCCACTTTTAAAATCTACCACCGTTAACTCGCTAGTTATGATTATGGTGTTTTGTGATTTGCAGAAGAATGCCAAGGTTGTTTCAATTGAAGCTTATGAAAATGTTCCGGAAAACGACGAGGGTGCATTGAAAAAGGCAGTCTCAAATCAACCGGTTAGTGTTGCTATCGAAGCCGGAGGCAGGGCTTTCCAGTTATATCAATCTGTAAGTTTTGTCTATGGATTGAATGCTTTGTTTATAATTGACAATGAAACAACAAAGTAATGTGTGTTTTTGTCCATTATTGTATTTTAGGGTATATTTGATGGTCAATGTGGCACACAATTAGACCATGGTGCGACTATTGTTGGATATGGTACTGAAAATGGTAAAGACTATTGGATTGTAAGGAATTCATGGGGTGATAATTGGGGAGAGGCAGGCTATGTGCGGATGGAACGAAACGTGGTTGATACCAAGACCGGCAAATGCGGAATTGCAATGGAAGCCTCTTATCCTATCAAAACGGGACGAAACCCACCTAATCCGGGTCCTTCTCCGCCGTCTCCCGTAAAGCCTCCTACGGTTTGTGATAATTATTATAGTTGTCCCGAGAGCAATACTTGTTGTTGCGTCTACGAGCACTATGGCTACTGCCTCGCGTGGGGATGTTGCTCGATTGAGGCTGCTACTTGTTGTGAAGACAACTATAGTTGCTGTCCACATGACTACCCTGCTTGCAACATAAATGAAGGAACTTGCTTGATGGTAGTGACATTTTCGGTTTcgttttcttgaaaaattgtTATTGCTTGCATATACAGTGTCTTATTTTCGAATTCGTTTTCGCAGAGCAAGGACAATCCGTTGGGAGTGAAGGCGATGAAGCGGACTCCGGCGAAACCATTCTGGGGAGATGGAAGTGTAGTCGGAAAAAGCAGGGCTTAAATCGAAAACCGACATGTATGATGGTAAAGCAGCTGTGAACAAACAGGTTGCTGTTAATTTCTATTGTCCTCtgtatttcatttcattatttattaatggCTTCTAAGAATTTGATTACTTGTCAACATGTAATGTTGTTTATACTTTCTTcgtattaattattaaatttaggttttCGTACGCGTATTTTAAacgagtttaatttttattctaaatgaaacaaaaaatagggtaaattttataattaatcacttaattattagtACATTTTTGGTTTGGTCAATCAactaagaaattttttaatttaatcactttttgATCCCCTATTAAATTGTTAATGGAAATAAAGATGCGGctttttttaattggtataataatatattcaGTCCTCAGTACTCACTCGTTCTATCATTTTGGTCCTAATATTAAAGCTTGTTTgccaaattttctatttcaagcTCTTTCGTTGCCCAATGAAGccaatttgatttttgaaacagTCCATTTGAACCAGGTATTTCCCACGAACATCACTCAAGTCAAAGcacaaacaaaaccaaaatcgACAAACAAAACTGAGTCAGCACGTTGACAATGTGGCCTTTgactcccccccccccctttaATGAGTTCAACGTCAACTTTAAAGGAAGTTTATTAATGAATGAACCCCCTTTTAATCTGTGGTTAGATCCAAAGTCTTTGAAATTTTAGCCATTGACTTTACCTATTTCTGCACATGAAACTGGATTTGACTATAGCCTTAAATGACTTTATATGTGAACACAGCATGAAGGGAACAAAATACGACGAAATTCCAAGAATGTCAGCCATAATTCTCTaactaaaaacatataaaatagataggtttaattgagtttttagttcgaaatttgggatttaattattataatttgatttcatataATTTGGTTCGCATATTGTTATAATGTTATCAATAGATCTAAACTGATAACATCGTtaattattgttgttaaaatgataatatgatttttttgtttgttttttagtCATACAATCAAggttgcataaaaatctaattaactatGTTTACAATCGATAATGAATTTATGTCATCTGAAtgcttgagttttttttttttaattcacatCATCACTTTAATGAAACTaacaattttatcaatttacatctattaatattattacaaatgtgttaaaagtcTTCCTGAGAAGAAAATGGGTCGAAGGTTGGTTTTGGTTTCGTGAAATATTCAATCCTACAAGATAAAGGAATAACTATGGGGCCACCAAAGATTGAGATTTGGGACGTTTTTCGATGCTTAAGTTAGTGAGGGAAAGGTAATGAAAGCTAGAGAGAATGTTTTTGTAGAATAATGATAGATAAAACCGTTCCTTCCATATGTAATTGGCTAAAGCTAGTACCTTTGATCCAATAGGACTATGCCTCGGGTCCTTTGTTGATCTTGCCCTCTGGCGTTTGGCAAGTACCGATTTATCTAGACTTAAGTATATTCTCTTGAACCGGTATAACAAAacgtataaaaataaattacatcaaattaaaaaaaatcccaacTTTACTAAATTTCAAGATGGTAGAGGGACTTAAAATCATAACTAgaccaaataaatataaaaataaaattctattgaTATTTAGGTGAGCAAGTTTCAATGGAATTTCCATTAACAATATACTCTATATAGTAGAACATTTCAGTCACATATGGCAATTTAAACAGGTTGATGTGTTGGAGATTAAGCAAGTTGATGGGTTTTCTCTCATAAACAATTCAAAACCACCCCATGATTGATACAGCTAAGAAGATGACTAAAACAGGCTCTGTCAACCCTTACCAATTAAGGAGAGATAATTATATTCCCTCCATTCCTATAAATACTAGTTGCAGCAGCTTCTATATTGTCATACTAAGAACAGCATTTTTTTCATCAAGCTATAAAGTTGTTCTATACTCGTAGTCATGTCGATCCAAGGCCTTCCGTTCGAGGTTACAGGTACGACATATCTATATACATTGTATGTATA
This genomic stretch from Gossypium raimondii isolate GPD5lz chromosome 6, ASM2569854v1, whole genome shotgun sequence harbors:
- the LOC105774874 gene encoding cysteine proteinase mucunain yields the protein MDSQPSTMAILLLMMFTLSSAFDMSVVSYDKSHPDRSMSSWRTFDEIMAMYEDWLVKHGKVYNGLGEKEKRFEIFKDNLRFIDEHNSEETHSFKLGLNQFADLTNEEYRFTFLGVKKPNKKVSKRSDRYVQLLGEAALPDSVDWRTKGAVAPVKDQGSCGSCWAFSTIAAVEGINKIITGDLIVLSEQELVDCDTSYNEGCNGGLMDYAFEFIIKNGGIDTEEDYPYTNHNGRCDTYRKNAKVVSIEAYENVPENDEGALKKAVSNQPVSVAIEAGGRAFQLYQSGIFDGQCGTQLDHGATIVGYGTENGKDYWIVRNSWGDNWGEAGYVRMERNVVDTKTGKCGIAMEASYPIKTGRNPPNPGPSPPSPVKPPTVCDNYYSCPESNTCCCVYEHYGYCLAWGCCSIEAATCCEDNYSCCPHDYPACNINEGTCLMSKDNPLGVKAMKRTPAKPFWGDGSVVGKSRA